The genomic window GCTGAGAGACCGATCTTTCATCAGTTGAAAAACCGGGTAGAGACTCACATCTTCTTGTGCGTGCTTGCATATCACCTGCTCTTGCCATAGAGAAGACGCTACAAGACAGAGGGCATTACACGAGCTGGGCAACCGTGCGGGAATCGCTGACCAACCATCAGATTGTGACAATGGTATTGCCGACCTCAGATGGTCGCACGTTGCGGATTAGGAAGGCTGCCAAACCGGATCCTGAGCATCTTGCTATCTATGAGGCGCTAGGCATATCGCCCCGGATGATCAAGCCGGTAAAGACATGGTCGTAAGATAGTGACGTAATTTGACAAAGAACATAGGTACCGCAAGGGTTCCAGTGCTCTGAGTGCGGAAGTTGGGCTAAGGGAATGGCTCCCGATTCCATAAGAACTCCTGTTACAAATATATTACAGAAGGAATGAATCTCAAAGAAGTAATAACATGGACGAGACTGAAGAGATAATGGGCATCTACCCCAAAACTGTCATAGGCGTGACCGAGCATTTTGGCCCGAGGATGAGGCTCCCTGGCGATTCGGAAGCCTCTTTTGCCTGTCAGATGGCATCATTCGGCATACAATGGTAAGATCAAGGCTCAATGATAGATAAGATATTTCCTCCTTAACCCATCGAATCTCTGCAGGTCCTCTCCCCAGGTTGTCACGATTTCATATGCGGAGGCACCCTGCTCAAATTGGATCCTGATTTTATCAGTGCCGGCCAGGAGGTCGAAGGATTTCCTCCCATCCTGGGCCTGACGGTCAAATCTGAATTGATCTGGGTAGAGCTTTCTGATGGCCTCTATCATATGGAGGGCAGTGGCAACTGGCCGGAACGTATTCCGATCTCGTACATGCAACTGCACTCCACCACACAGTTCTCCCTGGTATTTCGAGAAGGTGGGGATAAAGTAGGCAGCCCTGAATCTCACACCTGGAAGATCCCGCGAATTGAGTTCATCGGCCAGCTTGCTTCCATTAATGTATGGCGCCCCTATAATCTCATATGGCCTTGTGGTGCCTCGACCTTCTGACACATTGGTACCTTCAAACAGACAGGTACCGGGATAGACTATCGCCGTATCAAGAGTTGGCATGTTGGGCGATGGCATTACCCACGTGCCCAGCCCAGTTTCATCAAACCACATCCACCGCTTCCATCCCTGCATAGGGATTACCGTGAGTTTACAATTGATGCCAAATTCTACATTATATAGCTGTGCCAACTCCCCTAGGGTCAATCCATGTCGTATCGGGACAGGATAAACACCCACAAATGACCTGAATGGTTCCTCAAGAATTGGCCCCTCGAGGATCTCGCCACCTATCGGATTAGGTCGGTCCATTAAAATGAATTCTATACCTTGCTGGGCCGCTGCCTCCATACAGTAAGCCATGGTAGATTCATAGGTATAGAAATGTACACCAACATCTTGGATGTCGAAGACTAACGCGTCTATGCCTTCCAACATCTCCGGGGTGGGTTTGTAGGTCTCCCCGTAAAGACTATATGCCGGAAGCCCTGTGGCCTCATCAATATAGGATTCGACTTTGCCTCGAGCCGCCCCCCTAAAGCCATGCTCAGGCCCGAACAGGGCGACCAGCTGTACCTCTGAAGACTCATAAAGCACGTCCGCGGTATGAGTCAGATCCTCGTCCACGGATGTCTGATTCCCAATGAATCCAACTTTTTTCCCTTTCAAGAGTTCAGACATTTCGTCGAACAACACGTCGACCCCGAGTTTGACGCGGTTTATGTGTCCCCTTTTCATATCTATCACTACGATCTCCTCCCAGGATTGTTTCCAGTGGTCTCCTCATTTTTCCTTCTTGTCAACGGGCGGATAAGAGAATAAGGAAGGGAGGGTAATAAGCCCCTCCCCGGTGCCTATGATCGTCTAAGCGGTAAGGTGTATATCTGGGCACTCATGTAAAAGCCTGATAATAGGACGTGCCCTCTCGTCGATGGCATTATAGTTGGCGACAAGACCAACTCTCGCCTTTCCGAGATACCGCAGAGGATTTTCAAGTAGTCTTGTAATCCCGAGTTTGATTGGGGAAGATGACAAATCAGATCCCTCCATTCCCGGTTTTAACGCTCATTCCCCTTAGTCTTGATGCTTACTTCAAGGTTGCAAAGCACCGTTTGCCATTCCGAAGCAGAGACGGTATTCCTCAAGGCGATAAGTCCAGCACCAATATCGGGAGTGAATCTGGGCAAAGACACTTGAGCTCCCGGCAAAAGACAGCCAAGAGCCCTAGAGAATTCGCTGACAAACCTCGGCTGGTTCGAGAAGACAGATCCAATGGGAAAAACCCTGATAGCGTCTAAATCTGGAAAAACGCTCTTCCAGACAGCATAGGTTGCCTCTGCAAGCTCACTGGCTGCCCGCTGAATAATGGATTTGGCCAAAGGGTCGCCCATCTCTTCCGCCTTGAACACAAGAACCGTAAGACGCGCCACGGTAGTAACCAAATCCCTTCTGGCGCGGAGAGTGCTTGCCGCCTTCCTGAGGTCATCTGTATTGAGCTCGTCCCTCACCATCTTTGCCAGCTGAGTCCATTGCCCTCTCCCATCCGAAGCCTTGAAGCACGCAACCAGTGCCATGCGACCGAGGTCATATGCACTCCCTTCATCCCCAAAGAGGTGCCCCCAGCCACCGGCAAGATGACTCATTCCATGTTCGTCTTCCCCATAAGCAAAGGATCCTGTGCCTGATCCCACCACAATCCCATTGCCAAAAGCGGTTGCGCCAGCCCAGGCGCATCGAATGTCGCCTTCTATCTGAATGTGGCAATTGTAACCCTGAGCTCTGAGGGCTTCTTCATATATATCCGTGCAGCCGCTACCGATAACCCCAGCTATCCCAAGGTAGACGTAATGGCAGCTACTGGGAATCAGGTGCGCAGCACTGATCAGATCACGTGACCCACCATTCAAGTGTTTTATGGCATCTTCTGGGGACCAGGTTCTGAGGTTTATCCCTTGCGCCATGCTCCTGCATAATAGTCTGCCATCCAGGCTGCACGCCACAAAGCGAGTCTTGCTCCCGCCCCCATCGACTCCCATTACCCACTCCATGTCAATTACCCCTTACAGCCTTGTCTATTCAAATCTGATGCGGCTCATGTACTTACGGCGCAGTTCGACATTTCTATTGTCAGATCCATCAAGGTTTGCGCTAATACTGATCGGAGGGGTTTCCCCGCGTTCGAGGTATATCTGCATAACGGTAAGCATCAACATGTTAATGGCGGCAACGCCTGCTATTGTCGAAAGGGGACCAGCTTTGAGCCGCGTACCGGGAAGCTCAATTCCTGCATCTCCATAGGGAGCGCAATTATCAATTACGATGTCTGCAATCTCAAAAAGTCTTCTGCCACTTGAATGACGCGAAGTAACCCTCGTTGTGTGGTCCATGTTGGTGAGAGCTATGACCGTGAGGCCATCCTTTTTGGCCTTAAGGGCCACTTCAATGGGGAGCGGGTTGCGCCCGGAATTCGATACAACTATTACGACTTCCCCCGGACGCCAGTCATAATAGCGAAGCAGCATCTCTGCATAACCCTCACACCTCTCAGCCTTTCCCGCTGAACCATCAACGATGGCGCTCACCGGGATTAATTGTCCGGCCCTCCCGAAGATCTCTCGAGATATCATATGGGAATGCCCACTACCAAAGATATGAAGTATCCCGCCATTTAGGAGAGAATCTGCAATCTTCTCTGCGGCCTTTTCGATGGCTGTTCCCTGGGTCTCATAAATCCTCCGAATGGTATTAATGGATAGCTCTGAATAGGCTTCTGCGAGGGTCAATTTCATTAGTGATACCTCCCTTAGGCTTTTCCGCGAAGTATGGATGTGATTTTCTTACAAAAGCTGCTATATAAGTGGGAATCCCTTCTGTAGATTTAGGTTCACAGAGCCTCCGCTCGAAATTCCGCGTAGGTCAGCCTTCATCTCCCATTCCTTTGCTGCGGATTTTTCCATCCAGACATCAGTTATTTCACCTTCTTGTCCGCTACTGCCTCAGCCATCCGTTCCAACATTCTCAGGACCTTCTCCTGCCTGAGGGTGGAAACCCCCAAAGTCAAAAGATCTATCATCGCAAGTTGGGAAAGCCAGGAGATCGTTTTGCCTGCCTTCAATAAAGTCTCACCTGATACTGCTACCAGGCAGATGTCCGCAACGTCTGTTATGGGTGATTTATGATCGCTCGTCAGACAAATAGTGGTGGCGCTAGCTTTTTTGGCAAGCGCGAGAGCTTCAATGGTATCTCTGGTCCGTCCCGAATGAGATATCCCAATGGCTACATCTTCTGGTGTCATCATGGCTGCTGACGATACCTGGGAATGTGAGTCCGTAAAAGCCCATGCAGGCACATCAATCCGAAGGAACTTATCTTGAGCTTCAATTGCTACATGTCCCGAGGCGCCAACTCCGTAACAGTAGACCCGCCGGGCCTTGTTTATTGCCTCAATAGCTCGTTTGAGCTCATCCACTTGCAAAAGACTAAAAGTATCGCTCAACGCACGGATAGTGGTTTGAAAGAACATGAAAGCTACATCTTCAAGCTTGTCGGCGGGGCGTATCTGCTCGTAGATATTCATCTCTGTATAGGGTGTCTCTTTCGCCAACGCTATCTTGAACTCATGGAACCCCTTATACCCCAAGAGTTTCATAAGGCGGATCACCGTGGTCTCACTAGTATTTCCCCTTTTTGCCACCTCGGTTATGGACAGGTTGACCGCTCCCTCGGGATTACCCAGGAGCTCATCAGCAACTCGCTTTTCGGCGGGCCGAAGGGATGGATATGCGCTTCTCAAACGAGCTATGCAATTCTGAATAGGGATCTTATCAAATGTCCTTTCGGACTTTCTAACAGAACTCAAATCTCTCACTCGCTTTCATTTGCGCGGCACCGAGGTTTTCAGACTTTGAATCAGGTTCATCCAGCACGGAGATGGTTCCTGTGCTTTTGAGGACCTGTATTTGTAGGTTTATTACTTATTCTTATTCCATATTGTATGTGATTTTCCTTCTCAGAAATTAATGATATCGATAATTCATCGGAATGACACTCCATGGCAAGGTGAATGATGTTATTGGGCACTGGACTTTCTATGTGAACAGCTTCCAACGCGGCAGAATCCACTGCCATCCCCCTGCCTTGTCGGCTAAGGTCATCGGCGGTTATCTAAGATTTCATTGGCGCGCATTACTGCTGATAGTCCAAATCTCTATGTTGAAATCACTGCTTTAAGGCTTTTCTGTGACCTTTGCAAACAGGCCGGCATATCAAAGCCAATATCTCCATACATGATACGGCATAGCGCGATAACGGAGGCCCTGGAGCTTACCAATGGCAGCGTAAGGCTTGCGCAGAAGTTTTCCCGGCACGCAAAGCTAGAGACCCTACAGGTCTATGATGATAACAGGCACAGAGGACAGGCTCAGGTTACAAACCTTCTGGCGGCGGTTATATGAGAGAGGGTGATGCAGAGTGGCAGAAGCAACAGAATGGGTGACCATACAGGAGGCAGCGGATCGGCTGAAAGTAAGCAAGGTGACCATATATCGCTGGGCACGGGAAGGCTTGCTGGCTATAACCTGTTCAGGCCGTTTTCTCTGCAATACGGGCTTCATCCAGGTTTTCATAGACAGTCACATAAGATAGCAGGTAACTCAGTAGAGACTCGGCGCCCTCATTGAGGTTGGGCCCACTGGGTGTCAACCCGTCATGGCACCCTCCGGTTTCTTCATCATATACCGGTACGCCAAGTATATTCTTACCAAGGAACCATTCAAATGCTTTGATCATCCGGGTCTGGTATTCCTCCTCCCCGGTGGCCCTGTATGCCGCGGCATAGGCCTCAACCATGTGGGCAGCGTCCACTGGCTGTTCGTCAAACTGCCCCATATTGCGACCTCTGAAATACCAGCCATGGTTACCGACAAGTTTCAGTTTCCCGTGCCTGAAGTTTATCCAGGTCAGGAATTCAAGACTTTCAGTAGCGATATCCAGGTAATCCTGGTTACCTGTATGCCGGTAGGCCCAGAAGAGGGCTTCCGGCATGATCCCATTTGAATAGGTGAGATAATCCTCAAACCACTGCCAGTCGCGAGCAGAAACGGCCCGGTATTGCCGTACCAGCCCATCCGCAAGCCCTGTAAGCGACTCTACCAGAGGTAGCGGTTGCTCCTGCTCCGACACCTCACTAGTGCGGCTGCGCTGAAAAGTGAGGAGTCGGGCGACAGCCAGTATGAGATGTGCCTTACCCCGGGGCGAGCAAACCTTACTTATCCAGCGCGCGGCACGGTCCCAGACTGCCTTTGAAGCCATAGATATTCCCTTATGATTATCTTGGGTCATCGCATAGGCACAGGCAAGCATCGCCCGTCCGAAAGCATCCTCAGAGCCTTCCTCATCGGCAAAATCCCTGGTATAATGGACGAAATTATGAAACTTGCCGTCAGGCCGCTGGACATAAACCAGGAAGCTCATATAGCGCTCAGCCAACTCCAGGACCTTCTCCATCTCAACTGGTGGAGCGCCTGGTTCAAGTAGCCTTAACGCCAGAACCAGCGCCCGCGCGTTATCATCAGTTGTGTAGCCTGTAGCAAAATCTGGTAATGTATATCGAGCATGCTGGATTATCCCTGTTGAATCCGTAAGCCTTATGAGATGGTCAAGCCTTAAGATTGGGAATTCCGTCCCCTTATTATTCTTATTATGCATTTGAGGTCTACTTCACCGTCCCCCGAACCCCCGCCATGGTCGCTGACCTGCGCCGGGTGCATATATTTTCAAAAAGCTTGACGTAGAGTTCGCCAACAATGGGCCATGACATGCTAGCCCCGAGTGCCGCTGCAGTCCTCTCCATGCTGGCCCTAAGATCTGGGGAGGAGAATACCCTTAATAGCGCTTCGGAGATACTTGTCGGGTTTCTAAACTCCACCAAAATGCCCCGGCCACCAGCCAACATTTCCTCGGCATAGTAGTAAGGTGTGGAGATTATGGCCTTACCGAGTCCTAGCGCATAGGCAAGCGTCCCGCTGGTGATTTGCTCGCGGCCCACATAAGGGGTGATATAGACATCGCAAGCAAGAAGATATTCCACCAACTCTCTTTCTGTCAGATAAGAATCAACAAACCTAACATTAGCTCCTACCCCAAGGTCGTGGGCTAGTTTGACCAGACCCTCGCGGTAGCTCTCCCCATACAGTTTCCTGACTTCAGGGTGAGTGGCA from Bacillota bacterium includes these protein-coding regions:
- a CDS encoding DUF1343 domain-containing protein, with protein sequence MIDMKRGHINRVKLGVDVLFDEMSELLKGKKVGFIGNQTSVDEDLTHTADVLYESSEVQLVALFGPEHGFRGAARGKVESYIDEATGLPAYSLYGETYKPTPEMLEGIDALVFDIQDVGVHFYTYESTMAYCMEAAAQQGIEFILMDRPNPIGGEILEGPILEEPFRSFVGVYPVPIRHGLTLGELAQLYNVEFGINCKLTVIPMQGWKRWMWFDETGLGTWVMPSPNMPTLDTAIVYPGTCLFEGTNVSEGRGTTRPYEIIGAPYINGSKLADELNSRDLPGVRFRAAYFIPTFSKYQGELCGGVQLHVRDRNTFRPVATALHMIEAIRKLYPDQFRFDRQAQDGRKSFDLLAGTDKIRIQFEQGASAYEIVTTWGEDLQRFDGLRRKYLIYH
- a CDS encoding SIS domain-containing protein, which encodes MKLTLAEAYSELSINTIRRIYETQGTAIEKAAEKIADSLLNGGILHIFGSGHSHMISREIFGRAGQLIPVSAIVDGSAGKAERCEGYAEMLLRYYDWRPGEVVIVVSNSGRNPLPIEVALKAKKDGLTVIALTNMDHTTRVTSRHSSGRRLFEIADIVIDNCAPYGDAGIELPGTRLKAGPLSTIAGVAAINMLMLTVMQIYLERGETPPISISANLDGSDNRNVELRRKYMSRIRFE
- a CDS encoding MurR/RpiR family transcriptional regulator; translation: MRDLSSVRKSERTFDKIPIQNCIARLRSAYPSLRPAEKRVADELLGNPEGAVNLSITEVAKRGNTSETTVIRLMKLLGYKGFHEFKIALAKETPYTEMNIYEQIRPADKLEDVAFMFFQTTIRALSDTFSLLQVDELKRAIEAINKARRVYCYGVGASGHVAIEAQDKFLRIDVPAWAFTDSHSQVSSAAMMTPEDVAIGISHSGRTRDTIEALALAKKASATTICLTSDHKSPITDVADICLVAVSGETLLKAGKTISWLSQLAMIDLLTLGVSTLRQEKVLRMLERMAEAVADKKVK
- a CDS encoding tyrosine-type recombinase/integrase; amino-acid sequence: MARITADSPNLYVEITALRLFCDLCKQAGISKPISPYMIRHSAITEALELTNGSVRLAQKFSRHAKLETLQVYDDNRHRGQAQVTNLLAAVI
- a CDS encoding helix-turn-helix domain-containing protein, with product MAEATEWVTIQEAADRLKVSKVTIYRWAREGLLAITCSGRFLCNTGFIQVFIDSHIR
- a CDS encoding glycosyltransferase, with the protein product MHNKNNKGTEFPILRLDHLIRLTDSTGIIQHARYTLPDFATGYTTDDNARALVLALRLLEPGAPPVEMEKVLELAERYMSFLVYVQRPDGKFHNFVHYTRDFADEEGSEDAFGRAMLACAYAMTQDNHKGISMASKAVWDRAARWISKVCSPRGKAHLILAVARLLTFQRSRTSEVSEQEQPLPLVESLTGLADGLVRQYRAVSARDWQWFEDYLTYSNGIMPEALFWAYRHTGNQDYLDIATESLEFLTWINFRHGKLKLVGNHGWYFRGRNMGQFDEQPVDAAHMVEAYAAAYRATGEEEYQTRMIKAFEWFLGKNILGVPVYDEETGGCHDGLTPSGPNLNEGAESLLSYLLSYVTVYENLDEARIAEKTA